CAGTCGCGGAGGTCAGAGATTCCCGCCAGCGGCTTTGCTCGCCCCCTGTGTGATGAAGTAGGCCCATGTGTCATGAAGCCTGAGACTCGGTGCGAACGAGCGCCTTGTCCCTCTCGGGGTCGGCGAAGATGAGGGTGATCGTCGCACAGACGGCAGAGGCGACTCCCAGTGCCTGAAACGCTTTGGCGTAGCCGAGGCCCGGTGTTGCGGCCGCATCGACGATGAGGCCGGTCACATAGGGACCGATGAGTCCTCCCGCGGCCATGAGCGCCAGGAAGATGCCCAGTGTTCCTGCAGTCTGCCGGGGTGGGCAGATCTCCGAGACGGCAGCGTTGCACAGGGGCAGAACCACGACGCCGACGCCATATCCGATGGACACGATGGCAACCGCACCGGGAGAGTTCGAGATCGTCGGGAGGAAGCAGAGAATTCCTCCGCCGACGACCACACAGGCTGAAGGCGCGATGATTCTCACGAACCTGGACGACCAGCCTCTTGCCAGCAGCCGATCAGAGAGCAGAGTTCCGCCGAGGAGGCTGATCAGACCGGCAATCGAGGGAATGGCCAACATGGAACCGGACTGGAGGCGGCTGTATCCGAGACCGACTTCGAAATACGACGGCAGCCAGGTGAGGACCACGGTCACCAACGCGTAGATGCTGGCGACCAGCAGTGCACCGCTGATGAACGTTTTGGTCAGGAGGATCGTGTGCCAGGGGACTCGCGGTTCTTCATGCGGATCGACTGCGTTTTTCGCAGCCTTGGCCGGAATATAGGGGCCGACTTCCCAATACCGCATCCAGAAGAAGCACCATACGACACCGATGACGGCCATCGTGACGAGCGCACTGCGCCATCCGAACGTCACCGACAGGTAGGCGAGCAGCGGAGCCAGACCGATCTTGGAGATGGATGCGGCGCTGGCCAGCAGGGCTCCCGGGAATCCGCGTTTCTGCGGGGTGTGCCATGAGTAGGTGGCCGTGTGGATGAGGGCCGAGCTGGGTCCTTCGGCGAACCCGAGGAGCATTCTGGACCCGACCAGGACCGCAAAGGTGGCCGAGAATACCAACGGCAGCATCGCCAGTGCCCACACGAGAGACAGGACGATGAGAACAGAGCGCAGGGACAGCCATCTGTTCAGTGCTCCTGCGAAGAATCCGCCGATGGTGAATGCGAAGAAGAACAGGCTGCCCACGAGCCCGATCTGAGCTGCACTGATCCCCAGTTCGTCCTTGAGGGACTGAGCGATGATGCCGAATGCGGCCTTGTCTCCGTAATTGACCACGTACAGGACGACGAGCAGCGCGGTCAGGGACCACGCCTTGCGTCGGGACTCGGTGCCAGGTGCAACAGCTGCGGCCGGGGGAGAGGTGAGCTTGGATGGGACCATGATGCTTCCTTGCGTCGTGGCGACTATCGTGACAATCGAACCTGAGTTTGTGTGGACGATCACATAGACAATATTGAACGTTCGATAGAATTGTCAATCGCCTCACAAGCGCTTCAGTCGACGGGTGCGCCGAAGCAAATCACCCCGGAGGCCGATGAGGCACGGCAGCGACCGATGGCACCTCGAGTCCCGCAGGCGACACTGATTCGTCGGTGCACCTCGGCCGCCGAAGCGTCAGGTCGGCCGCCGAGCCGATCCGGGTGAGCGAGAGGAGTGGTCGCGAATGTCTTTACTTAACATAATGTATATTATCGGCGTTAGACGCAAGGCCCGGGAGCGGACACAGCAACGGCCGCGAAAGGCATCCTGCCGATCGCGGCCGTCATGTGCTGCCTGTGAGTCAGAGTTCGACTCAGCTGCCGCCGAGCCCGACCTTGCCATCGTCGGATCCGCCGTCATCCCCGGATCCGCCGCCGTCGTCCGCGGCGCCGTTGGCCTTCGTCAGGCCGGCCTCGTCACCGCAGGACGGCCATGCGCCCGGGCCCTGTTCCTTGAGCGTCTTCTGGGCGACATCGATCTGCTCAGCCTTGCTGGCTTTGTGAGGCATTCCCTCACCGCCGAAGGCCTCCCACGTCTGCTGGGAGAACTGAAGGCCGCCGTAGTAGCCGTTGCCGGTGTTGATGTGCCAGTCACCGCCGGACTCGCACTCGGCGACCTTGTCCCAGACTCCCCCTGAGGACTGAGCCCCGGTTGAGGCCTGGGCCGGCCCGCTCATTCCCGTCAGACCGGCCGCGGCGACCGCGCCTGCCCCGGCAACGAGTGCGACCTTGCGGAGGCTTGTGCTGTAGAGGTTCACTGTCTCATCTCCGTAATACGACTGCATTTCGGTTTTGTAACCCGGTCGTTACCGAGCCGTTATACACTGTAACGGATCTGTTGCTTCGAGTGAACCCAAATCAACAGCACTTCACTCATAG
The Brevibacterium marinum genome window above contains:
- a CDS encoding MFS transporter, which gives rise to MVPSKLTSPPAAAVAPGTESRRKAWSLTALLVVLYVVNYGDKAAFGIIAQSLKDELGISAAQIGLVGSLFFFAFTIGGFFAGALNRWLSLRSVLIVLSLVWALAMLPLVFSATFAVLVGSRMLLGFAEGPSSALIHTATYSWHTPQKRGFPGALLASAASISKIGLAPLLAYLSVTFGWRSALVTMAVIGVVWCFFWMRYWEVGPYIPAKAAKNAVDPHEEPRVPWHTILLTKTFISGALLVASIYALVTVVLTWLPSYFEVGLGYSRLQSGSMLAIPSIAGLISLLGGTLLSDRLLARGWSSRFVRIIAPSACVVVGGGILCFLPTISNSPGAVAIVSIGYGVGVVVLPLCNAAVSEICPPRQTAGTLGIFLALMAAGGLIGPYVTGLIVDAAATPGLGYAKAFQALGVASAVCATITLIFADPERDKALVRTESQAS
- a CDS encoding transglycosylase family protein → MNLYSTSLRKVALVAGAGAVAAAGLTGMSGPAQASTGAQSSGGVWDKVAECESGGDWHINTGNGYYGGLQFSQQTWEAFGGEGMPHKASKAEQIDVAQKTLKEQGPGAWPSCGDEAGLTKANGAADDGGGSGDDGGSDDGKVGLGGS